CCGATCCATGGTGGCCGGTCTGCCGAACATCGTTGCGGCCTACTGGCGCCTGCTGCACAGCAAAGAACCGGTAGAACCCGATGCCAGTCTCGGCCACGTGGCCAATCTGCTGTACATGCTACACGGCGAACCCCCCGGCGACGACCGGGTACGGGCGCTCACGACCTATCTCAACACGGTGATCGACCACGGCATGAACGCCTCCACCTTCACGGCGCGGGTCATTGTTTCCACGCGTTCAGACTTCATCTCCGCCGTTTCGGGTGCGATCGGCGCGCTCAAGGGTCCATTGCACGGCGGTGCGCCGGGACCGGTCATTTCCATGCTCGAATCGATCGGCGACGCCGATAACGCCGAGTCCTACCTTCGTGCAAAACTTGAATCGGGTGAACGCCTCATGGGCTTCGGTCACGCGGTTTACCGGGTTCGCGACCCGCGGGCCGACGTCCTGTCGCGCGCAGCCCGTGCATTTTTCGACCGTGAAGACGACCTGTACGCCCTGGCCGTTCACGTCGAGAAAACCGCCCTCGATCTCCTCGAAGAATACAAGCCCGGCCGGCGCCTGCAGACCAATGTCGAGTTCTATACCGCCCTTCTCCTCAAGGGGCTGGGTCTCCACCCGGACCTCTTCACCCCCATGTTCGCCGTGGGACGAGTCGCCGGCTGGACCGCCCATTGCATCGAGCAGCGGGTCGTCGACCGTATCTTTCGCCCGGAATCCCTTTACTCGGGCGAGATGACCAGGCAGTGGGCGCCCCGTGACAAACGGTAGCGCGTTACCACTGGTGTCCCGTGGGTCCAGGTAGCGCATGGTCGCTGGCAGCGCATGCTCGCTGGCAGCGCATCGCTTCCGGCAGCGCGTCGCCACAGACAGCGCTTTGCTACGCTCATCATCGACTTAACGCTGGCATGACGCGTCCGAATAACGCATTATACCACCTTGAGACATTGATACGGTTATCGACGTGATTTCAGGATGATCATCAAGGTCATACTGTGAAAGGAACAGCCTATGGCGATGGTCGACATGAAGCAGATCCACGACCTGGAAGACGCGACAGACCTGCTGAGACACCCCGACGAACTGCGACATCGCGCTGCGGAGCACGGGTGTCTTTTCTTCCGGCGACTGCTCGATCCAGCGCGCGTGATGGACGTCCGGCGCCAGGTACTCGGCGTGTGCCGGGAACATGGGTGGCTCTCTCCGGGCTCGGACCTGACGGCCGGTATCGCGAATCCCGGCATCAGCGTGTTTGAAGGCGACGATCCGCGCTGGCAGGCTTTCTACGACGATGTACAGCGGATCCGTGACTTCCACGCATTGGCCCTCGACCCCGCGATAATCCACATGCTCGAAGTGCTATTCGGAGAACCCGTGCTGGCCCACAGCCGGAACATCTGCCGGCTCGTGTTCCCGGACACGAACGCCCACTCGACCCCGCCTCACCAGGACAACTACTTCATCGGCGGTTCAGACGAGACGTGGACGGCCTGGATCCCGCTCGGCGACTGCCCCGAGGCACTCGGCGGGCTCGCTGTCAACCGGGGATCCCACCGTAGCGGCATGCTGGAGACGACCGAAGGCGTGGGACCAGGCGGGCGGCAGGTACCCGTCGAAGACGCTTCCGCCTGGGTCGGTGGCGACTATACCTGTGGGGACGTCATTATCCTCCACAGCCTGACGATTCACCAGGGCCGCGACAACATGACGGCGGACCGTCTCCGGCTGTCGTCCGACTACCGGTACCAGCCGAGAAGCCACCCGGTCCGGGAGGATTCCCTCCAGCCCCACATGAACTGGTTGACGTGGGACCAGGTCTACGAACATTGGGATGAGGGCGATCCGGTGAAGCACTACTGGAAGGACTGGGACCTGGACGTGGTCAAGCGCGAACCGCGGTAGGCGGCCCGCACCGGACACGCCGGCGCCAGGACACGGCCCGCACCCGCATATGTTCAATCCAGTTATCAAAACTGCCCAGCACCTGGTGCGGATGTTCCTGCCCAAACCGATGGCGGTGCCGGTCGATCTGGCGGGGCGCCACGTGATTGTGACCGGGGCATCGCCCGGTTCGCTCGGGTACGAAACCGCGAGGATCCTCGCGGGCTGGGGTGCAATAGTCGTGGCGACACGGGTCCGCGACGTGTCCCTGATGGAAGCGGCGCTGAAAGACGACCTGTGCAAGCGCGGCGCCGACGCGGACAACCTCATGGCGCATGCGCTGGATCTCTCCGACCCGGAAAGCGTCAACGCCTTCGCCGCCTGGTACCGCGACAGACACCAGGGTAGGCTTCATGTGCTGGTCAACAACGCGGGCATCCACAAGAAGACCCTGGCCCCGCGCACGGAAGCGCCATTGACCGAAGACGGCTTAGAGGTTCACTGGCGGACCAACTACCTCGGCGCCTTTCACCTGACCCGGGCGCTGCTGCCACTCCTGCAACGGTCCGGACTCGAAAGCGGCGACGCACGGGTCGTCAACGTGTCCTCCGGCCTGCACGACCGGGTTGGGAACGCGGGTCTGTTCGACGAGGTTGCACACCGCGACCGGCCGAATTGTGATTTACCGCGCCGCAACTTGCCGCACGGCGATAGGCCACCCCGCGTTACGCCGCGGTACCACTCCTGGAACGCGTACGGAAAGTCGAAACTGGCGATGAATCACATGGCTTTTGAAATCGAAAGACGATTCGCCGAATCACATAACCTGCACGGGGTGGCCGTACACCCGGGTGTCGTAATGACCAACCTGACCCTGCCGCAGGCGTTTGATGGCTGGATCGGCAAAACACTCCATCGTATCAGTTCCGCGCTGGCCTCGCTGGTCCTGCTGTCCCCGAAAGCCGGGGCGCAGACCATCGTGATGTGCGCGAGCCGGCGTCCGCTGCAAGGGGGAAGATACTACGAGCGCTGCGACGTCGCCGAACCGAGCGCGGACAGCCTCGACGCCGATGCCTCGAAACGCCTGTGGGAGCAGTCGGAACGGTGGGTCGGGACCCTGGCGAAGGGCCGGAGCACCCCCGATTCCTGTTGAGCGCACTCGGTCCGCACGCTCGGGCCGCTCGCGCCGCACGCTCGGACCGCACGCTCGGACCGCGCTCCGCACGCCGGGCTTCGCGTAACGACAATCCGTAATCAACATGCGGGAATCAACCTCAGAGAATCAAGCCCCGGGAAGATCCACTTTGGACAATGAACTACTTAAACGGGGATTCGTACCCCGGCCGCTGACGTCCGCACAACGCAAGGCGCTGGACACCGACGGCTTCATTGTACTGGAGGAGATCATCCCGCCGGACTGGCTCGCCGGATTGCGCCACGCTTTCGACGAGATTCATGACCGCGAAGGCGACAAGGCCGGCGAGGAGGTAGCGCAGATGGAAGGGGTACGCCGGCTTGCCGATCTGATTAACAAGGGATCGGTATTCGACGCGGTCTACCTGCATCCCGAGCTCTTGACGGCGGTCTACCATGTCCTGCAGCGGCCCTTCAAGCTGCACTCGCTCAACGGGCACGACCCGCTGCCGGGAAGCGGGCTGCAAATACTGCACGCCGATTGGGGCCAACCCGCCGAGCCCGGCGGCCCCTACCACGTCGTCAACTCCATGTGGATGCTCGACGATTTCACCGGGACCAACGGAGCGACACGCTGCGTGCCCGGCAGCCACCGGATACCGGGCCGGATTACCGACCACGTAGCCGATCGCCTGGCGGACCACCCCGACCAGGTACACCTGACGGGCCGCGCCGGCTCAGTGGCCGTATTCAACGGCAGTCTCTGGCACAGTTCCTATGTCAACCGCAGCGACGCCCCACGACGCGCCCTGCACTGCGCCTTTATCGCCCGCGAACACCCGCAGCAGACCAATCAACGGGAGTATCTGCGGCCCGAGACTGCCCGGCGCCTGTCCCCGCTGGCGCGCTACATCCTGGACGTCGAGGACGGCCCGCGGTAATCCGATTTTGCGAGCCGGTGCGGTCGTCCAGCGCTCCTGCTATCCAAATAGTTCCTGCTATCCCAAAAGCTCCTGCTATCCAAATAGCTCCCCTACCATACCTCGCGCCCGCTCGACCACGGTTTCCATGCAGCCGGGGGCGAGCTTGGCCCAGTAGGTGACGTCTTCGTTGGCCTCGTGTCCACCGCGGGGATAAGCCTCCCGCGTCGGCAGGTAGCCGACATAGTGCGACGTGAGATGGGCGGGAAAGAGGTAGGGCGCCGGCGAGTTCAGTTTGAGCGCCAGTTGCCCTTCCACGAAGGGTTCCCCGGGGAGGCCTACTATACCGAGGTCGCCGACGCGAAGGACCTGGATCTCGTAGTTGAACGCACCGTCCCGCTGCCTGCACAACTCGACGCTGCGGGTCGATGCCGCCCGGAACCAGCGCGGGTCCACCTGCCCGTCCGCTTCGCGCTGCGGCTGGGGATGCTCAGTCAGGATCGCATCGACCTCACGCAGGCGCGCTTCGGGTATCTTGCGAAACGGCAAGCCGATCGATTCGATCCGGGTATCCAGCGCGGCCTCGCCCGAGAAGTTGCCATCGAACGCCAGGTTGCGCACGATACGCTCACTCAAACCGGACAGTTCGCGCCCCATCCGCCGGTGGTCCGGCTGGAAATCCGGGTCGTAGGGGTGCCAGGGGTTGATGTTGCCGCAACACCCGTTGACGACCAGCGGCACCGCGTCGGGGCCGAAGGTTAGCTGCATCTCCCGAGACCAGGCGCCGGGCCAATCCGCCGATGCGGCCAGGAAGGTCTCCCGGTTTCCGTACGCATTGACCGGGTGGCAGGTGTGGTGCAGGAGAAAAGCCAGCGGTTTTCCATTCATATCCTGAACGCTGCACACGCCCACCTCCGGATCTATCGGACCTTCCAGGTAGCATACTTCCGAGATCCCGAAGGGCTGCTGTTCACGGTCCATCGGCCTGGGCATGAACACGGTGCCGTCCCGGCGTACCCCGCGCCGGTTGAAAGCCAGGTCGCCCAACACGCCGCGGCCCAGCCCGATCCGCACCGGTTGCAGCCTTCCCGCAGCTAAGGCCGCGGCCTCCACGGCAGCGGTCGCGGCCTGGTCGCCGTAGGCTTGCTCGGCCCCGCGCAGGTACTCCGTCTCTTCGGTGGTCTCCAGCGGAAACTCAGGGTCCAGCATGAAGTAGCCGAGGCTCGGGGCGGAATGGGTCTGCGTCGCCTGGACCATGATCGCGTCCTGCTCAATGCCCGTCTGCTCGCAGATTTCCGCGCGGATCCGGTCTGTGTAGTCGCCGGTGACGATGGTAAGGTCCAGAATCACCAGGCAGACGCGCCGCCCGGCCGCCTCGAATACGATGGCCTTGGCATAGAGCGGGTCCAGCACGGTCCGGGTCGGACGGTGGTCGCCGGCTCCGCTGCCCGCCAGGTGCGTCCCTTCGGGTGGGGATATGTCAATCATCGCCGCGCCGGCGCTCAGCTGGTTTGACGCGTTCATGGTTTACCTCTCATCGATTGTCTTTCGTTGGGTTTCATTCGTCGTTTCCCTTTCGTTCCTGGATGGTTCAGACTAACATAAAGCATCCACACACCATTTCAGAAAGGGGATTTCGATCATGATCGAATGGCTGGGTATCGAACACCTTTTCGAACTTTCCCGGACGGAAGCGATCTGGGGATTCTTCACCCCACTGATCGTCTACGCCGTGTTTTTCGTGGTCCAGCTCATGCTTCCCGGCAGGTGGGTCCCCGGCTACGTCGTCAACCTGGGGACGGGCGAGCCCCGCAACTACCGGCTGAACGGCCTGCTCGTGTTCTTGATCGCGATCGTCGTATGGGCGCTCGAACTCACCGGGCTGCCCCTCGACTGGTTCTACCGGTCCTCGGTCTATGCCGTGGCTGGTGGCACGGTCTTCGCCATCATCTTCACCCTGATCGCCGTGTTCACCCAACCGGAAGGCAAGGTGAAGAACCGGTTCCTGGCATGGTGGTTCGGCCGTGCGCAGGAGATCTCGTTCTTCAATGAACGCATCGATGTGAAGATGTACATGTACGTGGTGGGCGGGACGATGCTGTCGCTCAACGCCCTGTCCGGCGCCGTGTACCATTACGAGCTCTTCGGCGAGAACGCCAATCCGGGCGTCATCCTCTACGCGGCGTTCTTCACTTTCTACATCATGGACTACATGATCTTTGAGCGCGTACAGCTATACACCTACGACCTGATCCACGAGAATGTCGGCTTCAAGCTGATCTGGGGCTGCCTCGTGGTCTACGGCTGGCTGTTCATTCTTCCGCTCTGGGGGATGGCCGCGTACCCGAACCCCGGATTCTCTCCGGCGTGGACGAATTTCTGGCTCATCGGCACGTCCGCCCTATTCCTGTTTGGCTGGGGCATCTCGCGCGGCGCCAACCTGCAGAAATACACCTTCAAGCGATGGCCCGACCGCAAGTTCCTCGGCCTTATTGCGCCGAAATATATACAGTCCGGCGACCGCAGGATCCTGTGCAGCGGTCTGTGGGGTCTGGCCCGCCACTTGAACTACATGGGCGAGGGGTTCCTTGCCCTGTCCATCGCCCTGATATTCGGCCACTTCGCGAACTTCTGGGCCTGGACCTATTTCATCTTCATCGTGTCCCTGTTCGTGTACCGGCAATGGGACGACGACCGTCACTGCGCCGAGAAATACGGCGCCGACCAGTGGGAGGAGTACCGGGAGCGGGTGAAGTACCGGATCGTGCCGGGAATTTATTGAGCGCGGGCCGGGGCACTTGTATTCCAGGCACTTCTCGTTCCGTCAGCCATCAAGACGATACCGCCAATGGCCGCCAACAGAACACGGGAATCCCAGAGATTATTGCACTCCGTAAAGGATAAATACAATGGTCCTGAAGAACTTGATATTCGAAAAGGCGAACTGAAAAACGGTATTCGGGAGGCGGAACAGGCGTTCGCAGGAAAGTACCCGATAAACAGTCCCTTGCTGGACATTGGATGCGCGACCGGGCGATTGTGCTTCGCCCTAGCGCGGCTGGGATACGACGTCACCGGTATTGATGTCGCCGAGAAACAGATTGAACAGGCAAAGCGAAATGCGAAAGCGGAACGCATCGACGCGACGTTTCTACAATACGAGATGCCGATTCTGCCTTTCCCCGACGCCTCACTTGCCGCTGCATTTGTGGGAAACGTTTATTGCTATGTCCCGCACCGCGCGTCACGTATCGCTTTTCTGGAAGAGATCGCGCGTGTGCTGTATCCAAATGGCGAGGTTTTTCTTTCGCAGACGGTCCTGGATTCCGTACTGGAGGGTTACGATGACCTCTACGATGACAACTACCGTAAATTCGCTCCCGATTACGAGACCCTGGAGGAGGGAGACGGATTCGTGCTGGGAGCGCCGCACTATTTACACTTCTTCTTCGCCGAAGATCTCAAGGCTGAACTGGAAGCATCTCCGCTTCAGATTGTGAGTTCAAATTTGAAGATGTCAGCATTCAATTGTGTTTTGCGTAAGTAAAATAGATAATCCCTGCGCGGTTACGTGCTTCAATTTGCTGTTCAGACCTTCCTTGCCACGTGCCGGTCTTCGTAAACCCCTTTGCGGAACTTCTCGGGATTGAGATCTTCAGGCATATAATGCCAGGCCGTGCTGTA
This region of Gemmatimonadota bacterium genomic DNA includes:
- a CDS encoding citrate synthase/methylcitrate synthase; protein product: MSYSPGLKDVVAAETRLSHVDGEAGILVIGGYPLEEIAERATYEEMVHLLWYGRLPTAGALDGFTGELAASRPLPGVTHDLLCGAAKERRSVIDVVRMAAASLPSIDDTTDARSMVAGLPNIVAAYWRLLHSKEPVEPDASLGHVANLLYMLHGEPPGDDRVRALTTYLNTVIDHGMNASTFTARVIVSTRSDFISAVSGAIGALKGPLHGGAPGPVISMLESIGDADNAESYLRAKLESGERLMGFGHAVYRVRDPRADVLSRAARAFFDREDDLYALAVHVEKTALDLLEEYKPGRRLQTNVEFYTALLLKGLGLHPDLFTPMFAVGRVAGWTAHCIEQRVVDRIFRPESLYSGEMTRQWAPRDKR
- a CDS encoding phytanoyl-CoA dioxygenase family protein, coding for MAMVDMKQIHDLEDATDLLRHPDELRHRAAEHGCLFFRRLLDPARVMDVRRQVLGVCREHGWLSPGSDLTAGIANPGISVFEGDDPRWQAFYDDVQRIRDFHALALDPAIIHMLEVLFGEPVLAHSRNICRLVFPDTNAHSTPPHQDNYFIGGSDETWTAWIPLGDCPEALGGLAVNRGSHRSGMLETTEGVGPGGRQVPVEDASAWVGGDYTCGDVIILHSLTIHQGRDNMTADRLRLSSDYRYQPRSHPVREDSLQPHMNWLTWDQVYEHWDEGDPVKHYWKDWDLDVVKREPR
- a CDS encoding SDR family NAD(P)-dependent oxidoreductase translates to MFNPVIKTAQHLVRMFLPKPMAVPVDLAGRHVIVTGASPGSLGYETARILAGWGAIVVATRVRDVSLMEAALKDDLCKRGADADNLMAHALDLSDPESVNAFAAWYRDRHQGRLHVLVNNAGIHKKTLAPRTEAPLTEDGLEVHWRTNYLGAFHLTRALLPLLQRSGLESGDARVVNVSSGLHDRVGNAGLFDEVAHRDRPNCDLPRRNLPHGDRPPRVTPRYHSWNAYGKSKLAMNHMAFEIERRFAESHNLHGVAVHPGVVMTNLTLPQAFDGWIGKTLHRISSALASLVLLSPKAGAQTIVMCASRRPLQGGRYYERCDVAEPSADSLDADASKRLWEQSERWVGTLAKGRSTPDSC
- a CDS encoding phytanoyl-CoA dioxygenase family protein codes for the protein MDNELLKRGFVPRPLTSAQRKALDTDGFIVLEEIIPPDWLAGLRHAFDEIHDREGDKAGEEVAQMEGVRRLADLINKGSVFDAVYLHPELLTAVYHVLQRPFKLHSLNGHDPLPGSGLQILHADWGQPAEPGGPYHVVNSMWMLDDFTGTNGATRCVPGSHRIPGRITDHVADRLADHPDQVHLTGRAGSVAVFNGSLWHSSYVNRSDAPRRALHCAFIAREHPQQTNQREYLRPETARRLSPLARYILDVEDGPR
- a CDS encoding DUF1295 domain-containing protein, with amino-acid sequence MIEWLGIEHLFELSRTEAIWGFFTPLIVYAVFFVVQLMLPGRWVPGYVVNLGTGEPRNYRLNGLLVFLIAIVVWALELTGLPLDWFYRSSVYAVAGGTVFAIIFTLIAVFTQPEGKVKNRFLAWWFGRAQEISFFNERIDVKMYMYVVGGTMLSLNALSGAVYHYELFGENANPGVILYAAFFTFYIMDYMIFERVQLYTYDLIHENVGFKLIWGCLVVYGWLFILPLWGMAAYPNPGFSPAWTNFWLIGTSALFLFGWGISRGANLQKYTFKRWPDRKFLGLIAPKYIQSGDRRILCSGLWGLARHLNYMGEGFLALSIALIFGHFANFWAWTYFIFIVSLFVYRQWDDDRHCAEKYGADQWEEYRERVKYRIVPGIY
- a CDS encoding class I SAM-dependent methyltransferase; translation: MAANRTRESQRLLHSVKDKYNGPEELDIRKGELKNGIREAEQAFAGKYPINSPLLDIGCATGRLCFALARLGYDVTGIDVAEKQIEQAKRNAKAERIDATFLQYEMPILPFPDASLAAAFVGNVYCYVPHRASRIAFLEEIARVLYPNGEVFLSQTVLDSVLEGYDDLYDDNYRKFAPDYETLEEGDGFVLGAPHYLHFFFAEDLKAELEASPLQIVSSNLKMSAFNCVLRK